The Thermus brockianus genome window below encodes:
- a CDS encoding ABC transporter ATP-binding protein, translating to MVHAEEVTRHFGSLKALDRVSLSVRPGEVFGLLGPNGAGKTTLVRVLTGVLRPDGGRAVVAGLDVLREPWAVKARIGYATQEQSVYRDLTVEENLRFRARLYRPKEAKALAEEALLRFGLLPYAKALAGHLSGGWRQRLALAQAVVHRPEVLFLDEPTTGLDPLSRRAIWDLIHQEAERGAAVLVTTHYMDEAERCHRLALLFAGRVLALGTPQELKAEAQGRADFYFAPVTLAEARRVEGVWDAWPSGHGVRLILRKGAVPPFPATPTEPTLEDVFLVYTKGEA from the coding sequence ATGGTGCACGCTGAGGAGGTGACGAGGCATTTCGGCAGCCTCAAGGCCCTGGACCGGGTGAGCCTTTCCGTGCGCCCCGGGGAGGTCTTCGGCCTCTTGGGCCCCAACGGGGCGGGGAAGACCACCTTGGTGCGGGTTCTCACCGGGGTGTTGCGTCCCGATGGGGGGCGGGCGGTGGTGGCGGGGCTAGATGTGCTGCGGGAGCCTTGGGCGGTTAAGGCCAGGATCGGCTACGCTACCCAGGAGCAGAGCGTCTACCGCGACCTCACCGTGGAGGAAAACCTCCGCTTCCGCGCCCGCCTTTACCGGCCCAAGGAGGCGAAGGCGCTGGCGGAGGAGGCCCTTTTGCGCTTTGGCCTTCTCCCCTACGCCAAGGCCCTGGCGGGCCACCTCTCCGGGGGCTGGCGGCAACGCCTGGCCCTGGCCCAGGCGGTGGTCCACCGCCCGGAGGTCCTCTTCTTGGACGAGCCCACCACGGGGCTTGATCCCCTTTCCCGCCGGGCCATCTGGGACCTCATCCACCAGGAGGCGGAAAGGGGGGCGGCGGTCCTGGTCACCACCCATTACATGGACGAGGCGGAGCGCTGCCACCGCCTGGCCCTCCTCTTCGCCGGGCGGGTCCTGGCCCTGGGCACCCCGCAGGAGCTCAAGGCCGAGGCCCAGGGGCGGGCGGACTTCTACTTCGCCCCCGTGACCTTAGCCGAGGCCCGGCGGGTGGAAGGGGTTTGGGACGCCTGGCCGAGCGGCCACGGGGTGCGCCTCATCCTGCGGAAGGGTGCGGTCCCACCCTTCCCCGCCACGCCCACCGAGCCCACCCTCGAGGACGTCTTCCTGGTCTACACCAAGGGGGAAGCATGA
- a CDS encoding TetR/AcrR family transcriptional regulator → MRLLAEADPLEARLLQAALELLAERGYRGATTKEVARRAGVSEVTLFRRFGSKKALFQKAVAAFFPQGFVERFPGEGMPLEEGLLVLAEVYQEFLQAHRTLLPKLLTEFLRHPELLAEGPPRGLGMALGRILGFFRAKQVEGLLRPDEPPEELALAFVGPLFARFLLGEALGVRLPLDREAYVRGYLEGRYGAR, encoded by the coding sequence ATGCGCTTACTTGCGGAAGCCGACCCCCTCGAGGCCCGCCTTCTCCAGGCCGCTTTGGAGCTTTTGGCGGAGCGGGGCTACCGGGGGGCCACCACCAAGGAGGTGGCCCGGCGGGCAGGGGTGAGCGAGGTAACCCTCTTTCGCCGTTTTGGGAGTAAGAAGGCCCTTTTCCAGAAGGCCGTGGCCGCTTTCTTTCCCCAAGGCTTTGTGGAGCGGTTTCCCGGGGAAGGTATGCCCTTGGAGGAGGGGCTTTTGGTCCTTGCCGAGGTCTACCAGGAGTTTTTGCAGGCTCACCGGACCCTCCTCCCCAAGCTCCTCACCGAGTTTTTGCGCCACCCCGAGCTCCTGGCGGAAGGCCCCCCGAGGGGGCTTGGGATGGCCTTGGGAAGGATTTTGGGCTTTTTCCGGGCCAAGCAGGTGGAGGGCCTTTTGCGGCCAGACGAGCCCCCAGAGGAGCTGGCCTTGGCCTTCGTGGGCCCCCTTTTCGCCCGCTTCCTCCTGGGGGAGGCTTTGGGGGTGCGCCTGCCCTTAGACCGGGAGGCCTACGTGCGGGGGTATCTGGAGGGACGTTATGGTGCACGCTGA
- a CDS encoding PspA/IM30 family protein, producing the protein MNLLDRLGRLIRANLNELLRRAEDPEKILEQALLDMKEALKEAREQVAAAMAEAKRLEREVESHEKEAALWEEKAKEALKASREDLAKEALRRRKRALDLAEGFKAQLAEHRALTERLMTQLKALEAKIDEAEARKKLLLARKKGVEAAEAVRRMESRWEGHPALEAFEEMEARILALEDRHEALKALDGLDLEKALAALSGEKELEEELLRLKRELGQA; encoded by the coding sequence ATGAACCTACTAGACCGCCTTGGGCGTCTCATCCGCGCCAACCTAAACGAGCTTTTGCGCCGGGCCGAGGACCCGGAGAAGATCCTGGAACAGGCCCTCTTGGACATGAAAGAAGCCCTCAAGGAGGCCCGGGAACAGGTGGCGGCGGCCATGGCCGAGGCCAAGCGCCTGGAGCGGGAGGTGGAAAGCCACGAGAAGGAGGCCGCCCTCTGGGAGGAAAAGGCCAAGGAAGCCCTAAAGGCCTCCCGGGAGGACCTGGCCAAAGAGGCCCTAAGGCGCAGGAAGCGGGCTTTGGACCTGGCGGAGGGCTTCAAGGCACAACTGGCGGAGCACCGGGCCCTCACCGAGCGGCTCATGACCCAGCTCAAGGCCCTGGAGGCCAAGATTGACGAGGCCGAGGCCAGGAAGAAGCTCCTCTTGGCCCGGAAGAAGGGGGTGGAGGCGGCGGAGGCGGTGCGCCGGATGGAGTCCCGCTGGGAAGGGCACCCCGCCCTCGAGGCCTTTGAGGAAATGGAGGCCCGCATCCTGGCCCTGGAGGACCGGCACGAGGCCCTAAAGGCCCTGGACGGCCTGGACCTGGAAAAGGCGCTCGCCGCCCTGTCCGGGGAGAAGGAACTGGAGGAAGAGCTCCTTCGGCTCAAGCGGGAGCTAGGCCAAGCCTAG
- the dxs gene encoding 1-deoxy-D-xylulose-5-phosphate synthase, translating into MVLEKVNGPEDLKRLSLEELQALAEEIRSEIIRVTAQNGGHLASSLGAVELILALHRVFHSPKDRILFDVGHQAYAHKLVTGRKDRFHTLRQEGGISGFTKVSESEHDAITAGHASTSLAHALGMAIARDLQGEDYHVVAVIGDGALTGGMALAALNKIGELQKRMLIILNDNEMSISENVGALNKYFKELQIRKWVHDMEKLGRNVLERISPQLFGLVDRAKEAAKLILHQENPFYAWGLRYIGPVDGHDLKGLVHILEHLKALEGPTLLHVVTQKGKGYKVAEADPIYWHGPPGFNPEKPEKVSKGYSWSQAFGDAVTELAHLEPRLFVITPAMREGSGLVRYSLEHPERYLDVGICEDVAVTTAAGLALRGMKPVVAIYSTFLQRAYDQVIHDVAIEALPVVFAIDRAGIVGADGATHHGVFDIAYLRTIPNLQIAAPKDALELRAMLKKALEVGGPVAIRYPRDNVERAPEGVWPDIPWGKWEVVKEGKEAYILAFGKTLRYALEAAGDDPRVGVVNARFLKPLDREMLRQLARYKLLTVEDHQRMGGFGSAVLEALNEMGLKPEVKVLGLPDRFFEHGTIPSLHRQAGIDPEGIRRALAEMGLAPVHERA; encoded by the coding sequence ATGGTCTTGGAAAAGGTGAACGGCCCCGAAGACCTGAAGCGGCTTAGCCTGGAGGAACTCCAGGCCCTGGCCGAGGAGATCCGGAGCGAGATCATCCGGGTCACGGCGCAAAACGGCGGGCACCTGGCCAGCTCCTTGGGAGCCGTGGAGCTCATCCTGGCCCTGCACCGCGTCTTTCACTCCCCCAAGGACCGCATCCTCTTTGACGTGGGCCACCAGGCCTACGCCCACAAACTGGTCACGGGGCGGAAGGACCGCTTCCACACCCTGAGGCAGGAAGGGGGCATCTCCGGCTTCACCAAGGTTTCCGAGTCCGAACACGACGCCATCACCGCCGGCCACGCCTCCACCTCCTTGGCCCACGCCCTGGGCATGGCCATCGCCCGGGACCTCCAGGGGGAGGACTACCACGTGGTGGCGGTGATCGGGGATGGGGCCCTCACCGGGGGCATGGCCCTCGCTGCCCTGAACAAGATCGGGGAGCTGCAAAAGCGGATGCTCATCATCCTCAACGACAACGAGATGAGCATCTCCGAGAACGTGGGGGCCCTCAACAAGTACTTCAAAGAGCTTCAGATTAGAAAGTGGGTCCACGACATGGAAAAGCTGGGGAGAAACGTGCTGGAGCGCATCTCTCCCCAACTTTTCGGCCTGGTGGACCGGGCGAAGGAAGCGGCCAAGCTCATCCTCCACCAGGAAAACCCCTTCTACGCCTGGGGCTTGCGCTACATCGGCCCCGTGGACGGCCACGACCTGAAGGGCCTCGTCCACATCCTGGAGCACCTTAAGGCCCTGGAAGGCCCCACCCTCCTCCACGTGGTCACCCAGAAGGGCAAGGGGTACAAGGTGGCGGAGGCCGACCCCATCTACTGGCACGGCCCCCCGGGCTTCAACCCCGAAAAACCGGAGAAGGTCTCCAAGGGCTACTCCTGGAGCCAGGCCTTCGGGGACGCCGTCACCGAACTCGCCCACCTGGAGCCCAGGCTCTTCGTCATCACCCCGGCCATGCGGGAGGGCTCGGGGCTCGTGCGCTACTCCCTGGAGCACCCCGAGCGCTACCTGGACGTGGGCATCTGCGAGGACGTGGCGGTGACCACGGCGGCGGGCCTGGCCCTAAGGGGCATGAAGCCGGTGGTGGCCATCTACTCCACCTTCCTGCAACGGGCTTACGATCAGGTGATCCACGACGTGGCCATAGAAGCCCTCCCCGTGGTCTTCGCCATTGACCGGGCGGGCATCGTGGGGGCGGACGGGGCCACCCACCACGGGGTCTTTGACATCGCCTACCTGCGCACCATCCCCAACCTGCAGATCGCCGCCCCCAAGGACGCCCTGGAGCTTCGGGCCATGCTGAAGAAAGCCCTGGAGGTGGGGGGGCCTGTGGCCATCCGCTACCCTCGGGACAACGTGGAAAGGGCCCCCGAGGGGGTGTGGCCGGACATCCCCTGGGGGAAGTGGGAGGTGGTGAAGGAGGGAAAGGAGGCCTACATCCTCGCCTTCGGCAAGACCCTCCGGTACGCCCTCGAGGCCGCGGGGGACGACCCCAGGGTGGGCGTGGTCAACGCCCGCTTCCTCAAGCCCCTGGACCGGGAGATGCTGAGGCAGCTTGCCCGCTACAAACTCCTCACCGTGGAGGACCACCAGCGGATGGGGGGCTTCGGGAGCGCCGTGCTGGAGGCTCTTAACGAGATGGGCCTCAAGCCCGAGGTCAAGGTCCTGGGGCTTCCCGACCGCTTCTTTGAGCACGGCACCATCCCGAGCCTGCACCGCCAGGCGGGGATTGACCCCGAGGGGATCCGCCGGGCCCTGGCGGAGATGGGCCTCGCCCCCGTCCATGAGCGGGCCTGA
- a CDS encoding MBL fold metallo-hydrolase — translation MSGPERLAFAANLYRVPAGEGYFLVDAGLPWEAKKLLSLLASPPLFLFLTHHHLDHAGGARALWERYGVPVFAHPQEWPYLTGEKPRPPLPIPLLGHRLANLAPPLPKEALRPVEEGMALAGWRVVHLPGHTLGQVGLFREGILLAGDALRGKGLPPRFINEDHALAKKTVRKILDLGARWVYIGHGGPLPRERVEALARKLGV, via the coding sequence ATGAGCGGGCCTGAGCGCCTGGCCTTTGCCGCCAACCTTTACCGGGTGCCAGCGGGGGAGGGCTATTTCCTGGTGGATGCCGGGCTTCCCTGGGAGGCGAAAAAGCTCCTCTCCCTCCTGGCCTCCCCTCCCCTTTTCCTCTTCCTCACCCACCACCACCTGGACCACGCCGGGGGGGCGAGGGCCCTTTGGGAGCGGTATGGGGTGCCCGTCTTCGCCCACCCCCAGGAGTGGCCCTACCTCACGGGGGAAAAGCCCCGCCCGCCCCTTCCCATCCCCCTCCTGGGCCACCGGCTCGCCAACCTGGCCCCGCCCCTCCCCAAGGAGGCCCTCCGCCCCGTAGAGGAAGGGATGGCGCTTGCCGGCTGGCGGGTGGTCCACCTCCCCGGCCACACCCTGGGGCAGGTGGGGCTTTTCCGGGAGGGGATACTTTTGGCGGGGGACGCCCTGAGGGGCAAGGGCCTCCCGCCCCGTTTCATCAACGAGGACCACGCCCTAGCGAAGAAGACGGTGCGCAAGATCCTGGACCTGGGGGCCCGGTGGGTCTACATCGGCCACGGGGGGCCTCTTCCCAGGGAGCGGGTGGAGGCCTTGGCGCGTAAACTGGGCGTATGA
- a CDS encoding TIGR04053 family radical SAM/SPASM domain-containing protein, with protein sequence MKPDLHRFPLLVAWEMTRACLLACQHCRASAVPDPLPDELSTAEGLKLLRELATYTPKPILLPTGGDPLARPDLFLLLEEAQRLGLKVGITPAVTPRLTREVVARFRELGVHQMAISLDGASPETHDGFRGVPGTFALALKALTWAKEVGLMTQVNTTVTRRTAKELPGIAEILSKKGVATWEVFFLVPVGRGALLEQLSPEGYEEVMHLLYELSRRHPFQVRTTEGPMFRRIVLERRQREGGQDGALVGEGRGVHVSDGFGFVFVAANGEVYPSGFLPLSAGNVRETPLLQIYRESPIFQSLRNKALLKGKCGVCEYRELCGGSRARAYAETGDYLESDPRCAYIPRTWGQMPLA encoded by the coding sequence ATGAAGCCCGACCTCCACCGCTTTCCCCTCCTGGTGGCCTGGGAGATGACCCGGGCCTGCCTCCTGGCCTGCCAGCACTGCCGGGCCTCCGCCGTGCCCGACCCCCTTCCCGATGAACTGTCCACCGCGGAAGGCCTTAAGCTCCTCCGGGAACTCGCCACCTACACCCCCAAGCCCATCCTCCTCCCCACGGGGGGCGACCCCCTGGCCCGTCCCGACCTCTTCCTCCTCCTGGAGGAAGCCCAGCGCCTGGGCCTCAAGGTGGGCATTACCCCCGCCGTCACCCCAAGGCTCACCCGGGAGGTGGTGGCCCGCTTCCGGGAACTGGGCGTCCACCAGATGGCCATCTCCCTGGACGGGGCGAGCCCCGAGACCCACGATGGCTTCCGCGGGGTGCCGGGCACCTTCGCCCTGGCGCTAAAGGCCCTCACCTGGGCCAAGGAGGTGGGGCTTATGACCCAGGTGAACACCACCGTGACCCGGCGCACCGCCAAAGAGCTTCCCGGAATCGCCGAAATCCTTTCGAAAAAGGGCGTGGCCACCTGGGAGGTCTTCTTCCTGGTACCCGTGGGCCGGGGAGCCTTGCTGGAGCAACTCTCCCCCGAGGGGTACGAGGAGGTGATGCACCTCCTTTACGAGCTCTCCCGCCGCCACCCCTTCCAGGTGCGCACCACGGAAGGCCCCATGTTCCGCCGCATCGTTCTGGAACGCCGCCAAAGGGAGGGCGGGCAAGACGGCGCCCTGGTGGGCGAGGGGCGGGGTGTCCACGTTTCCGATGGCTTCGGCTTCGTCTTCGTGGCCGCCAACGGGGAGGTCTACCCCTCGGGCTTTCTTCCCCTTTCCGCCGGAAACGTGCGGGAAACGCCCCTCTTGCAAATCTACCGCGAAAGCCCCATCTTCCAGTCCCTGCGCAACAAAGCCCTCCTCAAGGGAAAATGCGGGGTTTGCGAGTACCGGGAGCTTTGCGGGGGTAGCCGGGCCCGGGCCTATGCGGAGACCGGGGACTATCTGGAATCCGATCCCCGTTGCGCCTACATTCCCAGAACCTGGGGACAAATGCCCCTGGCGTAG
- a CDS encoding c-type cytochrome — MRRLLPFIFLAGLFALGQSPGAKLYSANCQSCHQATGQGIPGAFPPLTHLDKVVQAKGGREYLIRVVLYGLQGPLTVEGKTYNGVMPPFRQLKDEEVANLLNHVLATFAKSKAKPITAQEVKAQRAKPLSPQEVLKSRPPVK, encoded by the coding sequence ATGCGGCGCCTTTTGCCCTTTATTTTCCTCGCCGGCCTCTTCGCCCTCGGGCAAAGCCCTGGGGCCAAGCTGTACTCAGCCAACTGCCAAAGCTGCCACCAGGCCACGGGCCAGGGCATCCCCGGGGCCTTCCCGCCCCTCACCCACCTGGACAAGGTGGTCCAGGCCAAGGGGGGCCGGGAGTACCTCATCCGGGTGGTCCTCTATGGCCTCCAGGGCCCCCTCACCGTAGAGGGCAAGACCTATAACGGGGTCATGCCCCCCTTCCGGCAGCTTAAGGACGAGGAGGTGGCCAACCTCTTAAACCACGTCCTGGCCACCTTCGCCAAATCCAAGGCCAAGCCCATCACCGCCCAGGAGGTAAAGGCCCAAAGGGCCAAACCCCTCTCCCCGCAGGAGGTGCTCAAGTCCCGTCCCCCGGTCAAGTAG
- the pyk gene encoding pyruvate kinase, with product MAPFKRTKIVATLGPASSTKEVIRALAEAGVDVFRLNFSHGTPEDHKKRVALVREVEEELGKTLAILQDLQGPKIRVGRFKEGRVELKPGQAFILTRKPVEGDETQVSISYRGLPEDVVPGQVLLLDDGRIRLRVERVVGDEIHTVVEVGGVLSDHKGINVPGADLSIPALSEKDIQDLALGAELGVDWVAVSFVRTRDDLLLARHYLSRYGSRAKLMAKVEKPSAVHRFEEILEEADGIMVARGDLGVEMPLEEVPIVQKRLILRCIAAGKPVITATQMLESMVQNPSPTRAEASDVANAIFDGSDAVMLSAETAAGAYPVEAVAMMARIARAVEASPEFLQKLNVLRPAPTPTTQDAIAQAADDIVEAVGARAIVVFTATGGSARRVARTRPQVPILALTPSPEVRRQLALVWGVLPHLAPDPQDTDDMVRIALREVKALGLAQVGERVVIAAGVPFGVRGTTNLIRVERVS from the coding sequence ATGGCGCCTTTTAAGCGCACCAAGATCGTGGCCACCTTGGGGCCTGCCTCCAGCACCAAGGAGGTAATCCGGGCCCTGGCGGAGGCGGGGGTGGACGTCTTCCGCTTGAACTTCAGCCACGGCACCCCGGAGGACCACAAGAAGCGGGTGGCCCTGGTGCGGGAGGTGGAGGAGGAGCTGGGCAAGACCCTGGCCATCCTCCAGGACCTCCAAGGCCCCAAGATCCGTGTGGGCCGCTTCAAGGAAGGGCGGGTGGAGCTCAAGCCGGGCCAAGCCTTTATCCTCACGCGGAAGCCCGTGGAGGGGGACGAGACCCAGGTTTCCATCAGCTACCGTGGCCTTCCCGAGGACGTGGTTCCTGGACAGGTCCTCCTCTTGGACGACGGCCGGATCCGCCTTCGGGTGGAAAGGGTGGTGGGGGACGAGATCCACACCGTGGTGGAGGTGGGGGGAGTCCTCTCCGACCACAAGGGCATTAACGTTCCCGGGGCCGACCTTTCCATCCCCGCCCTCTCCGAGAAGGACATCCAGGACCTGGCCCTGGGGGCGGAACTTGGGGTGGACTGGGTGGCGGTCTCCTTTGTGCGCACCCGGGACGACCTCCTCCTGGCCCGGCACTACCTTTCCCGTTACGGCTCCCGGGCCAAGCTCATGGCCAAGGTGGAGAAGCCCTCCGCCGTGCACCGGTTTGAGGAGATCCTGGAAGAGGCGGACGGCATCATGGTGGCCCGGGGGGACCTGGGGGTGGAGATGCCCTTAGAGGAGGTTCCCATCGTGCAAAAGCGGCTCATCCTGAGGTGCATCGCCGCCGGGAAGCCCGTGATCACCGCCACCCAGATGCTGGAGTCCATGGTGCAGAACCCAAGCCCCACCCGGGCCGAAGCCTCGGATGTGGCCAACGCCATCTTTGACGGCTCGGACGCGGTGATGCTCTCCGCCGAGACCGCCGCCGGGGCCTATCCCGTGGAGGCGGTGGCCATGATGGCCCGCATCGCCAGGGCGGTGGAGGCCTCCCCGGAGTTTTTGCAGAAACTCAACGTCTTGCGCCCCGCGCCCACCCCCACCACCCAAGACGCCATTGCCCAGGCGGCGGACGACATCGTGGAGGCGGTGGGGGCGCGGGCCATCGTGGTCTTCACCGCCACCGGGGGCTCGGCCCGGCGTGTGGCCCGCACCCGGCCCCAGGTGCCCATCCTGGCCCTTACCCCGAGCCCCGAGGTGAGGCGGCAGCTGGCCCTGGTGTGGGGCGTCCTGCCCCACCTGGCCCCGGACCCCCAGGACACGGACGACATGGTGCGGATTGCCCTTAGGGAGGTAAAGGCCCTGGGCCTGGCCCAGGTGGGGGAGCGGGTGGTCATCGCCGCCGGGGTGCCCTTCGGGGTGCGGGGAACCACCAACCTGATCCGGGTAGAAAGGGTGAGCTAA
- the eno gene encoding phosphopyruvate hydratase produces MTTIVSVKAREVLDSRGFPTVEAEVELEGGARGRAMVPSGASTGTHEALELRDGGRRYLGKGVRRAVENILERIAPELIGRDALDQEGVDRAMLELDGTPNKANLGANAILAVSLATARAAAEALGLSLYRYLGGIQGVVLPVPLMNVINGGKHADNRLDFQEFMLVPAGAESFAEALRIGSEVFHTLKGVLRERGYSTNVGDEGGFAPDLKRNEEAVELLLLAIERTGYTPGEEVSLALDPAASEFYRDGKYHLEGEGKVLTSEEMVAFWASWVEKYPIRSIEDGLAEDDWEGWRLLTETLGNRVQLVGDDLFVTNPERLRQGIERGVANAILVKVNQIGTLSETLEAIRLAQRSGYRAVISHRSGETEDSFIADLAVAVNAGQIKTGSLSRSDRLAKYNQLLRIEEELGKAARFPGYGAF; encoded by the coding sequence ATGACCACGATCGTGAGCGTAAAGGCACGGGAAGTCTTGGACTCCAGGGGCTTTCCCACGGTGGAGGCCGAGGTGGAGCTGGAGGGAGGTGCCCGGGGGCGGGCCATGGTGCCCTCTGGGGCTTCCACGGGTACCCACGAGGCCTTAGAGCTTCGGGACGGAGGTAGGCGCTACCTGGGCAAGGGAGTGCGCCGGGCAGTGGAAAACATCCTGGAGCGTATTGCCCCCGAGCTCATAGGCCGGGACGCCTTGGACCAGGAGGGGGTGGACCGGGCCATGCTGGAGCTGGACGGCACCCCCAACAAGGCCAACCTGGGGGCAAACGCCATCCTGGCCGTTTCCCTGGCCACCGCCAGGGCCGCGGCGGAGGCTTTGGGGCTTTCCCTTTACCGCTATTTGGGTGGGATTCAGGGGGTGGTCCTGCCGGTGCCCCTGATGAACGTGATCAACGGGGGAAAGCATGCGGACAACCGCCTGGACTTCCAGGAGTTCATGCTGGTCCCCGCTGGGGCGGAAAGCTTTGCGGAAGCCTTGCGGATCGGTTCGGAGGTCTTCCACACCCTCAAGGGGGTCTTGCGGGAGCGGGGCTACAGCACCAACGTGGGGGATGAAGGGGGCTTTGCCCCCGACCTCAAGCGCAACGAGGAGGCGGTGGAGCTGCTCCTCCTCGCCATTGAGCGGACGGGGTACACCCCGGGGGAGGAGGTGTCCTTAGCCCTGGACCCAGCTGCGAGCGAGTTCTACCGGGACGGCAAGTACCACCTGGAAGGGGAGGGAAAGGTCCTTACCTCCGAGGAGATGGTGGCCTTCTGGGCCTCTTGGGTGGAGAAGTACCCCATCCGCTCCATTGAGGACGGCCTGGCGGAGGACGACTGGGAGGGGTGGCGGCTTCTTACGGAAACCTTGGGCAACCGGGTGCAGCTCGTGGGGGATGACCTCTTCGTCACCAACCCTGAGCGCTTGCGCCAGGGCATTGAGCGGGGGGTGGCCAACGCCATCCTGGTCAAGGTGAACCAGATTGGTACGCTCTCTGAGACCCTCGAGGCCATCCGCCTGGCCCAGCGCTCCGGCTACCGGGCGGTGATCAGCCACCGTTCGGGAGAAACCGAGGACAGCTTCATCGCCGACCTGGCGGTGGCGGTGAACGCTGGCCAGATCAAGACGGGCTCCCTTTCCCGCTCCGACCGCCTTGCCAAGTACAACCAGCTTCTGCGCATTGAGGAGGAGTTGGGTAAGGCGGCGCGTTTCCCCGGCTATGGCGCCTTTTAA
- the dnaN gene encoding DNA polymerase III subunit beta, protein MRVILPKNLLAERLSFLERVIPSRSSNPLFTYLGLALGQDALVLFGSNGEVDLEAGLPAEVQGEGRYLVPAQPFFQLVRSLPGEQVELVLGGDLELVSGAFRTRLALAPTEGYPELSFPEPHPSETYPWQTTLPVEDLLRALTHVRYAASHEEYRAIFRGVQLEFSEGGMRSVASDGYRLALYQLERPQPFQKKAVVPARSVDEVARVLKGVGAGEVVLALGPGTLGLAVREGEGWVRLAVRLMEGEFPDYERVIPKEFPLKATLEAEAFREALRRVSVLADRQNHRVDLFFQEGRVLLSAEGDYGKGQEELPVALEGTPLAVAYNARYLLEALGPISGQAALWLSGPTSPSLIRPAEEGLGYQAVVVPLRV, encoded by the coding sequence ATGCGCGTAATCCTTCCCAAAAACCTGTTGGCCGAACGCCTCTCTTTCCTGGAGAGGGTCATCCCCTCGCGGAGCTCCAACCCCCTTTTCACCTACCTGGGCCTCGCCCTAGGCCAAGATGCCCTGGTGCTTTTTGGAAGCAACGGGGAGGTGGACCTCGAGGCCGGCCTCCCGGCCGAAGTCCAAGGCGAAGGGCGTTACCTGGTACCGGCGCAGCCCTTTTTCCAGCTGGTGCGGAGCCTTCCTGGGGAGCAGGTGGAGCTAGTCTTGGGCGGTGACCTGGAGCTCGTTTCCGGCGCCTTTCGTACCCGGCTCGCCCTGGCCCCCACGGAGGGGTACCCCGAGCTCTCCTTCCCCGAGCCTCACCCCTCCGAAACCTACCCTTGGCAGACCACCTTGCCGGTGGAAGACCTTCTCCGGGCCCTTACCCACGTGCGCTACGCCGCCAGCCACGAGGAGTACCGGGCCATTTTCCGCGGGGTGCAGCTGGAGTTTTCCGAGGGTGGCATGCGGAGCGTGGCCTCAGACGGCTACCGTCTGGCCCTCTACCAGCTGGAAAGGCCCCAGCCCTTCCAGAAGAAGGCCGTGGTCCCCGCCCGCAGCGTGGACGAGGTGGCCCGGGTCCTCAAAGGGGTAGGGGCGGGGGAGGTGGTCCTGGCCCTGGGCCCAGGCACCCTGGGCTTGGCGGTGCGGGAAGGGGAGGGGTGGGTGCGCCTAGCGGTGAGGCTCATGGAGGGGGAGTTCCCCGATTACGAGCGGGTCATCCCCAAGGAGTTTCCCCTAAAGGCCACCCTGGAGGCCGAGGCCTTCCGCGAGGCCTTGCGGCGGGTAAGCGTCCTGGCTGACAGGCAGAACCACCGGGTGGACCTCTTCTTCCAGGAGGGGCGGGTTCTCCTGTCGGCGGAAGGGGACTACGGCAAGGGCCAGGAGGAGCTTCCCGTGGCCTTGGAGGGAACGCCCCTCGCCGTGGCCTACAACGCCCGCTACCTCCTGGAGGCCTTGGGGCCCATCTCGGGCCAGGCCGCCCTCTGGCTTTCCGGGCCCACAAGCCCGAGCCTAATCCGCCCGGCGGAGGAGGGCCTAGGCTACCAGGCGGTGGTGGTCCCCTTGAGGGTGTAA